GACAATCGTGTTCTTGACCGTCCATTTCATGTCATAACATTgattaaactttaaaaaaatcttcTCGTTATCTCGCTTCTGCTTCTCCTCATCGCCAATTCAATCATATTATTGTATGGTCAATACTACAATTTTCTGGATTTTCAATTTCTCTGATTCCTGCTGTGTTTTGCTCCAATCATATTATTTCGCGGTTCTCACACGGAATCTCAGGTTTGATAGACGATTCGATCCCTGTATTAGAATCAAATTGTATAGATTCTTAGTGGAGTACTtccagagaaaaaaaaaatgtagaatcAGGACTTTGTGTGTTTGAATCTAAGCTTATCTATAGTTTATAGTAGTTCCGTgtgtgctttttttttttttaatttgaatctGAGTTTATTACACAACAGCTCTGGGGTATTTGACATCGTCCCGACAAGATGCTAGTCTCTGCACTACTAATGTCGGTTGGGATAAACTCCTGCCTCTGTGTATTGCTCTTCATACTCTACTCTATCCTGAGGAAGCAGCCACACAACTACGAAGTTTTCCTACCCCGCCGGCTCGTGGCCGGGACCTCCAAAAGAAGACGCAACAAAGTCGCTAGGTACATCCCTTCTGTTCGCTGGATTTGGAAATCCTGGCGGCCGACCGAAGAGCAACTCATGGAGTCATCTGGCCTTGACGGCGTTGTGTTCATGAGAATGATCACTTTCAGGTAACCAACCAGAGTGTCTTCCGGTGGCCGAAACCAACCGACtaattctattatttatataataaatgcaAAATGGTAATGAATGATTATTTTATCTCTCTGGTTGGTGCAGTTTGAAAGTGTTCTTGTTTGCTGGGATCATTGGTGTTTTTGTTATCTTGCCTGTCAACGTCTTCGGTGATCAACTTACACAGATTAACTATGCTGACTGGTCTGCCAATTCCCTGGATATCTTTTCTGTTGTTAATCTCAATACACGCTCACCATGGTAACCCTTTAATAGTATTATTATCATGGCTCGATTAATGCAGCTGAGTTTCAAACTCATGTTTCAGTTCCCAAAAAATGTCATTAGGTTTCTTGCAATTTAGTGCtatttttgtttggttgctTGCAGGCTGTGGGTTCACTTTGGAGCTATATATCTTGTCACTGCTTTTGTCTGCTGTCTTCTTTACTTGGTAAGGGAGATTTAGCCATTCTAATCAATCCCCAAAGTTCTCTTACTGATTACTCTTCCTTTTGACAGGAATTCAGATATATTGGCATGAAAAGGATTGAGTATTTTCATTCATCCAAACCTCAGCCACAGCAGTTCACCATCTTGGTTCGTAATATCCCTTCTGATGATGGAAGAAGAACTGTGAGCGACGCTGTTGATAATTTCTTCAGAGAAAATCATCCCTCTACTTACCTCTCTCATGTGGTTATCCATCGAACAAGTAAGCTTCGAAGCGTCGTTGTAAGTCCTGAAAACACACACAGTATATATCTCCTTGCTACCGTGTTCTGTGTTACAACCTTATCTTTTGGTTTACGCTTCTTGCAGGATAATGCCAAGAAGTTATATAAAAAGGTTCATCATAAGAAGTCAGATCCCCAGCGGGTTAAAAAGACGCCAATGAGATTCTTCAGTCGCAAGGACACTCCCGAGGGTCACTACGAGAAAGTGTTGCAGGAACTCGAACACAACATACGTTTAGGCCAAGCTGAAGTTTCATCACCCGGAAAAGTATAGTTTCCCTTGGATTTGCAATTATtgcttttgattattttttacataaattCCTCTTTATGGTGGTGTGTAGGAAGTTCGAGCTGCTTTTGTATCATTCAAGTCTCGTTACGGTGCTGCGATGGCACTCCACATGCCTCAATCAGTCAACCCTACTCACTGGCTCACAGAACCAGCACCAGAGCCTCACGATGTCCACTGGCCTTTCTTCTCTGCGTCATTTATGCAGAAATGGCTTTCTAAGATCGTCATCGCCTTCGCTTGTCTCATCCTTACCACCTTGTTTCTTGTCCCGGTCGTGCTTGTCCAAGGTCTCACCAACCTCTCTGCACTCGAATACTTCTTCCCCTTCCTCACTTTGATTCTATCAATGTACGTTTAAgtcttttccttttcctttctcatttacatttaaaaaaaatggtaaaCAATTCCCCGGAGAGAGAATGTGAAAGTCCCGGTTGCCACAAGTGCGGATTCGAACTCAGGTCCTTTGAGAATCCACGGAACGCTTTGACCACCCGACCACAGACACTTGGTTCTCATTTACATTCAAAGTTACTTTTATGCTCACAATGCTAAACGTTGCAGGAAGATTGTGAGTCAAATCATAACCGGCTACCTTCCGAGTCTTATACTTCAGACATCACTCAAAATAGTACCACCAATCATGGAGTTCCTCTCTTCTTTCCAAGGC
This Raphanus sativus cultivar WK10039 unplaced genomic scaffold, ASM80110v3 Scaffold0825, whole genome shotgun sequence DNA region includes the following protein-coding sequences:
- the LOC108823867 gene encoding CSC1-like protein At1g69450 isoform X1, translating into MLVSALLMSVGINSCLCVLLFILYSILRKQPHNYEVFLPRRLVAGTSKRRRNKVARYIPSVRWIWKSWRPTEEQLMESSGLDGVVFMRMITFSLKVFLFAGIIGVFVILPVNVFGDQLTQINYADWSANSLDIFSVVNLNTRSPWLWVHFGAIYLVTAFVCCLLYLEFRYIGMKRIEYFHSSKPQPQQFTILVRNIPSDDGRRTVSDAVDNFFRENHPSTYLSHVVIHRTSKLRSVVVSPENTHSIYLLATVFCVTTLSFGLRFLQDNAKKLYKKVHHKKSDPQRVKKTPMRFFSRKDTPEGHYEKVLQELEHNIRLGQAEVSSPGKEVRAAFVSFKSRYGAAMALHMPQSVNPTHWLTEPAPEPHDVHWPFFSASFMQKWLSKIVIAFACLILTTLFLVPVVLVQGLTNLSALEYFFPFLTLILSMKIVSQIITGYLPSLILQTSLKIVPPIMEFLSSFQGHICHSDIQKSACNKVIWFTIWNVFFATVFSGSAFYKLSVILDPKEILFKLAVAVPAQASFFIAYVVTTGWTDTLTELFRVVPFMVSYVKRSLEPTEEEFEVPPMRYHRDTPRVLFFGLLGITYFFLAPLILPFIFLYFVLAYIIYRNQFINVYEPKYETGGMFWPMIHYTMIFSLVLMHGIAIGLFALKKMELATYLLVPLPVFTLLFNEFCRKRFMPIFTAYPAEVLTKRDREDQNDPRMGEFYHNLVSAYQDPALRPLRFSGSSRNDSLTSPLLSSTSTSGEV
- the LOC108823867 gene encoding CSC1-like protein At1g69450 isoform X2 → MLVSALLMSVGINSCLCVLLFILYSILRKQPHNYEVFLPRRLVAGTSKRRRNKVARYIPSVRWIWKSWRPTEEQLMESSGLDGVVFMRMITFSLKVFLFAGIIGVFVILPVNVFGDQLTQINYADWSANSLDIFSVVNLNTRSPWLWVHFGAIYLVTAFVCCLLYLEFRYIGMKRIEYFHSSKPQPQQFTILVRNIPSDDGRRTVSDAVDNFFRENHPSTYLSHVVIHRTSKLRSVVDNAKKLYKKVHHKKSDPQRVKKTPMRFFSRKDTPEGHYEKVLQELEHNIRLGQAEVSSPGKEVRAAFVSFKSRYGAAMALHMPQSVNPTHWLTEPAPEPHDVHWPFFSASFMQKWLSKIVIAFACLILTTLFLVPVVLVQGLTNLSALEYFFPFLTLILSMKIVSQIITGYLPSLILQTSLKIVPPIMEFLSSFQGHICHSDIQKSACNKVIWFTIWNVFFATVFSGSAFYKLSVILDPKEILFKLAVAVPAQASFFIAYVVTTGWTDTLTELFRVVPFMVSYVKRSLEPTEEEFEVPPMRYHRDTPRVLFFGLLGITYFFLAPLILPFIFLYFVLAYIIYRNQFINVYEPKYETGGMFWPMIHYTMIFSLVLMHGIAIGLFALKKMELATYLLVPLPVFTLLFNEFCRKRFMPIFTAYPAEVLTKRDREDQNDPRMGEFYHNLVSAYQDPALRPLRFSGSSRNDSLTSPLLSSTSTSGEV